In Fluviispira sanaruensis, a genomic segment contains:
- a CDS encoding NUDIX hydrolase yields MIYNSIKKIKKSNIIIVTSAIIGSYSCFALVNKESKLKNYLELIEKDKNILGNSQNGEIQIIDSVNEILKIQEKRKQDFINKGLSLDKAEDYSKVGIVSEDPYWYWLRDAIKTDRGTGTYNRLLWKSSLNGAPGVAMLPILPNGKFLFISAYRHATRSWELELSRGGRENNENEIAAAQRELLEETGYKVKVNMEKESIQLLGKVAPDAGTIGSVIPVYFMKNLELKEKSIENTETISGNIALSCKETLSAIKSGFYEYKDETNKKKKLFVRDAFITYAILQYINNNPENNCF; encoded by the coding sequence ATGATTTATAATTCAATTAAAAAAATTAAAAAATCAAATATTATAATTGTTACTTCAGCTATTATAGGAAGTTATTCTTGCTTTGCTCTTGTTAATAAAGAAAGTAAGCTCAAGAATTATCTTGAGCTTATTGAAAAGGATAAAAATATTCTTGGAAATAGTCAGAACGGTGAAATTCAAATTATTGATTCAGTTAATGAAATTTTAAAAATTCAAGAAAAAAGAAAACAAGATTTTATAAACAAAGGATTATCTTTAGATAAGGCAGAAGATTATAGTAAAGTTGGGATAGTGAGTGAAGATCCATACTGGTACTGGCTTAGAGATGCAATTAAAACAGACAGAGGCACTGGCACTTATAATCGCCTTTTATGGAAAAGCTCATTGAATGGCGCACCTGGAGTTGCTATGCTTCCTATTTTACCAAATGGTAAATTCCTATTTATATCAGCATATAGGCATGCTACCCGATCTTGGGAACTTGAGCTTTCTCGAGGAGGTCGAGAAAATAATGAAAATGAAATCGCAGCTGCACAAAGAGAACTTCTAGAAGAAACAGGTTACAAGGTGAAAGTAAATATGGAAAAAGAATCTATCCAATTATTGGGGAAAGTAGCTCCTGATGCTGGTACCATTGGATCTGTAATTCCAGTATATTTTATGAAAAATTTAGAACTAAAAGAGAAATCTATAGAAAATACCGAAACAATAAGTGGTAATATAGCTTTAAGCTGCAAAGAAACTCTCAGTGCAATTAAATCTGGATTTTATGAATATAAAGATGAAACAAACAAGAAAAAAAAGTTATTTGTAAGGGATGCATTTATAACTTATGCTATTTTGCAGTATATAAATAATAACCCTGAGAATAATTGTTTTTAA
- the tmk gene encoding dTMP kinase, with translation MGNAPTVKTAFNQVEQMAFIVFEGGEGVGKSTQIELLFTSLKQQGITCTLTREPGGTPFAEDIRALFKRINAHGDTPLPLTELLLITAARAQHIQKVIEPELKKGNHIICDRFLDSTYVYQSIVGQIEKMVVDTISRYALQNFIPDLTLVLTADPQKALSRIKKEKMRAEDRLDSFSNDIHAQIMNGYKEILAKQFPYPSGKVPVRIAIDANSSVENVFAQVKLAVLNTLGFQL, from the coding sequence ATGGGGAACGCCCCTACGGTAAAAACTGCATTTAACCAGGTAGAACAAATGGCATTTATAGTATTTGAAGGTGGCGAAGGTGTTGGCAAAAGCACTCAAATCGAACTTCTTTTCACATCTTTAAAACAGCAAGGCATAACCTGCACGCTCACGCGCGAACCCGGCGGCACTCCCTTTGCGGAGGACATCCGAGCGTTATTTAAACGGATCAATGCGCATGGCGACACCCCGCTTCCCTTAACAGAGCTCCTGCTCATCACGGCCGCTCGCGCTCAACACATTCAAAAGGTCATCGAACCCGAGCTGAAAAAAGGCAACCATATTATTTGTGATCGTTTTCTCGACAGCACGTATGTGTATCAAAGTATTGTTGGTCAGATTGAGAAAATGGTGGTCGATACCATTTCGCGATATGCCTTGCAAAATTTCATTCCCGATCTCACTTTGGTCTTAACCGCTGACCCGCAGAAAGCATTGTCACGGATAAAAAAAGAAAAAATGCGAGCAGAAGACAGACTCGATTCTTTTTCAAATGATATTCATGCACAAATAATGAATGGATATAAAGAAATATTAGCGAAGCAGTTTCCTTATCCAAGTGGTAAAGTACCGGTCAGAATTGCAATAGACGCCAATTCTTCTGTTGAAAATGTGTTTGCGCAAGTTAAACTCGCAGTTTTGAACACTCTTGGTTTCCAGTTATGA